Sequence from the Cucurbita pepo subsp. pepo cultivar mu-cu-16 chromosome LG02, ASM280686v2, whole genome shotgun sequence genome:
CCGGCCTCCGTCAAGGCTATATACGCCATACTGTTGACGCCATTATAGTCACCTTTCCCCAAGCAGTTCTTCCCATCCACGATGTCGTCGACGACATTGTTGTAGTGTTTAGCACAGGTGGCATAGCGCTCCTTAAGCTTGGGATCGGTTGCCTTGGACTCTAAGGATTGGGCGAGGACACGACTTTGAGCAGCCTTGTCGTTGGCGAGGTCGAGGGTGAAGATGGCCAGCCCTTTTAGGTCTGTGGTGCCAGCAGAATTCAACACGTTAAAGCAAAAAGATGGGTTTCTAGTTTTCTTGCAAACGGTGGAAATGATGTCGTCTTTGGAAGCTACATGCATGGGCACCATcccattgaagaacaaaactgAAAAGACAATGGAAGATANtttttttttttctgtctgTTTTGCTCAATTAATTCATAGGGAGGGTTTACATATTTATACACTCAcaattttaagtaaaatgctattattaaaagaaaaacgaacaaaaataGACCGAATAGGTTGTGcttttttccttccaaacCCAATCACAAACTTGGTTGGGTTATTATGCACACTTTTCTGGACAATACACAGTCTAGTTCTCCTCTGcttaaactaataatatttattttacgaaaaaaaaatcaaagttattaatgtaatattgaACAATATGTTAGTTGACATGCCAGAAGAtcatattcaataaataaccTAATAGGTCGCCAAATATTTGTTTTGCCAATGTTTTTTGGGTGCATCTCGAAAAGTAGTCCTTGCCATCATTGTGTGTTTTGACGTGAAAAATGTGAGTCAATAAACTCGACTTGTTAAAATCATGGATGTGGGAATCATGCATTGAGAAGTTAGTAAGTCAATAAGCTCGACTTGGTTAAAATCATGGAATGTTGAGAAATTAGTAATCATGGAACATTTTGGGGCAATCACGAGATAACCGAGACCAACCTCGGTCCACAATTTCCTGCAAATTTGTTAGAGGCATCATAAACCTGAACATAATATAATGTGCATGGTATAACGTATATATAGAGACATTATGCATCATAGAACGTGAAAGTAATCACAAgatacataacataacatcataTATATGTCTCATTGGATCCCAcgtaacataacataaatttaGTTATAACATAAC
This genomic interval carries:
- the LOC111787830 gene encoding pectinesterase inhibitor-like, translating into MHVASKDDIISTVCKKTRNPSFCFNVLNSAGTTDLKGLAIFTLDLANDKAAQSRVLAQSLESKATDPKLKERYATCAKHYNNVVDDIVDGKNCLGKGDYNGVNSMAYIALTEAGDCLDSFMQPPKDSSALSGNGKVVEDICSIIMAIANLLLGRA